In Bythopirellula goksoeyrii, a single window of DNA contains:
- the rplA gene encoding 50S ribosomal protein L1: MPKLAKRMKSLSEKRPQAPLPISEAVDVLKTFDGTKFVQSVEIAMRLGVDHTQADQIVRGSIVLPHGIGKVQRVIVFAKGPAADAAREAGADEVGDEDLAKKILGGWTDFDVCIATPDMMKVVGPLGRVLGPRGLMPSPRAGTVTPDVAKTIGEYKAGKVEFRNDKGGNVQAIVGKMDFEAEKLVENIQAFVNTILNLKPSSSKGTYVRSAHISGTMSPSVPLAV; the protein is encoded by the coding sequence ATGCCAAAACTAGCAAAACGAATGAAGAGCCTGAGCGAAAAGCGTCCCCAGGCGCCTTTGCCAATTTCAGAAGCTGTCGATGTGTTGAAAACATTCGACGGAACCAAGTTTGTGCAATCAGTAGAGATTGCCATGCGGTTGGGAGTCGATCACACGCAGGCTGATCAAATAGTCCGAGGTTCGATAGTTCTGCCCCATGGAATTGGAAAAGTGCAGCGAGTGATTGTCTTTGCCAAAGGTCCCGCAGCGGATGCAGCTCGTGAAGCGGGAGCAGACGAAGTGGGTGACGAGGATCTGGCAAAGAAAATACTTGGGGGTTGGACCGATTTCGATGTCTGTATTGCGACTCCGGACATGATGAAAGTCGTCGGTCCGCTAGGGCGAGTTCTGGGTCCGAGAGGTTTGATGCCTTCACCGCGCGCTGGGACGGTGACTCCCGATGTTGCCAAGACCATTGGCGAATATAAAGCAGGGAAGGTTGAATTTCGTAACGACAAGGGTGGCAACGTTCAGGCGATCGTGGGCAAGATGGATTTTGAGGCCGAGAAGCTGGTTGAAAACATCCAGGCCTTTGTGAACACAATTTTGAATTTGAAGCCGTCGTCATCAAAGGGTACTTACGTAAGGTCAGCCCACATTAGTGGTACCATGAGTCCCAGCGTCCCGTTAGCAGTCTAG
- the rplK gene encoding 50S ribosomal protein L11 — protein MAKQLVGTAKFQIPGGQATPAPPVGTSLGKYGVNLGQFVQAFNDKTREAGGMMIPVVVNVYNDRSFDFITKSPPAAVLLKKAVGLAKGSGVPHKVKVGKITHAQMEEIANTKMNDLNASDLDSAVQMIAGTARSMGLEIEG, from the coding sequence ATGGCAAAGCAACTAGTAGGTACCGCCAAGTTCCAGATCCCGGGTGGTCAAGCCACTCCTGCCCCTCCTGTTGGTACGTCCTTGGGAAAATATGGTGTGAACTTGGGTCAATTTGTCCAGGCGTTCAACGACAAGACACGCGAAGCTGGCGGAATGATGATCCCGGTAGTCGTCAATGTCTACAATGATCGCTCGTTTGACTTCATCACCAAGAGTCCTCCAGCTGCCGTCCTTTTGAAGAAGGCCGTTGGCTTGGCTAAAGGGTCGGGCGTTCCTCACAAGGTCAAAGTAGGAAAAATCACGCATGCCCAAATGGAAGAAATTGCCAATACGAAGATGAATGACCTAAACGCCAGCGACTTGGACAGCGCGGTTCAAATGATAGCTGGTACAGCCCGCAGCATGGGTCTCGAAATAGAAGGTTAG
- the nusG gene encoding transcription termination/antitermination protein NusG has translation MSDENEKITDSQLAEENSVEAEDTVTATDDQEQVVEDSSAVQPEVDEVEVEEVKEPAVIKSPPKKEPEPEEEMDPVKRALLPKKPDTGPVVMDWYILKVQSNRERSIAEALKRKIAIEGLDRYFDDVVVPTEKVTEFKAGKKKVVERKLYPGYIVVHMCINDDTWFAVRETSGIGDFTGSAGKPSPMLPHEVARIITKDEEEVEESPKLNINFKIGDRVKIKDGTFESFEGDVNTIDEQNGRVNVMINIFGRSTPVELEYWQVENV, from the coding sequence GTGAGCGACGAAAACGAAAAAATCACCGACTCTCAACTCGCCGAGGAAAATTCCGTCGAGGCAGAGGATACTGTTACGGCTACTGACGACCAAGAGCAGGTGGTGGAAGATTCTTCTGCAGTTCAGCCTGAAGTGGATGAGGTAGAAGTTGAGGAGGTGAAGGAGCCCGCGGTCATAAAGAGCCCGCCCAAGAAGGAGCCTGAGCCTGAAGAGGAGATGGACCCTGTAAAACGCGCCTTGTTGCCCAAGAAGCCGGACACAGGGCCTGTTGTCATGGATTGGTATATTCTCAAGGTGCAAAGCAACCGAGAGAGATCAATCGCTGAAGCACTCAAGCGCAAGATTGCTATTGAGGGATTGGATCGCTACTTCGACGACGTGGTCGTTCCCACCGAGAAAGTTACGGAGTTTAAAGCAGGGAAAAAGAAGGTCGTTGAGCGGAAGCTTTACCCGGGTTACATCGTTGTGCATATGTGCATCAATGACGATACCTGGTTTGCAGTACGCGAGACCTCGGGGATTGGTGATTTTACTGGCTCAGCGGGAAAGCCGTCTCCCATGTTGCCGCACGAAGTGGCTCGGATAATTACAAAAGATGAGGAAGAAGTTGAGGAGTCGCCGAAGCTCAATATCAATTTCAAGATTGGCGATCGTGTGAAGATCAAAGACGGAACTTTCGAGAGCTTCGAAGGGGACGTCAATACAATCGACGAGCAAAATGGTCGCGTCAATGTGATGATCAACATTTTCGGCCGCAGTACTCCCGTCGAGTTGGAATACTGGCAAGTAGAAAACGTATAG
- the secE gene encoding preprotein translocase subunit SecE, producing MAELISGMFNASRYKRSQGRIARQVTFAAIALAFAAGAWKLNAVSITDMGRYVLPLVMLAVGSWISFRIVNLPKFADFLISVEAEMNKVSWPSRSELWRASMVVIAVIFFLAGLLFVYDAVLKIIARQIF from the coding sequence GTGGCAGAGTTAATTTCAGGAATGTTCAACGCTTCGCGGTATAAGCGAAGTCAGGGCAGGATCGCCCGGCAGGTCACTTTCGCGGCCATTGCGCTGGCGTTTGCTGCCGGGGCTTGGAAGCTCAATGCGGTAAGCATCACTGATATGGGTCGCTATGTGCTTCCATTGGTGATGTTGGCGGTAGGCTCGTGGATCAGCTTTCGAATAGTCAATTTGCCGAAGTTCGCGGATTTTTTAATTTCCGTGGAAGCGGAGATGAATAAAGTGTCATGGCCGAGCCGCAGTGAATTGTGGCGGGCCTCGATGGTGGTTATTGCGGTGATTTTCTTTCTGGCGGGACTCTTGTTTGTCTATGACGCAGTCTTGAAAATAATCGCTCGACAGATTTTCTAA
- the tuf gene encoding elongation factor Tu, producing the protein MAKDTFERTKPHVNVGTIGHIDHGKTTTTGAILAVQAAKGLAKTKSYADIAKGGTVRDETKTVTIAVSHVEYETPNRHYAHIDCPGHADFIKNMITGAAQMDGAILVVSAADGPMPQTREHILLARQVGVPRIVVFLNKCDLVDDEELLELVELEVRELLTTYGFPGDEVPVVKGAAKAAYDNPSDPEASKCITELMEAIDSYIPEPTRETDKPFLMAIEDVFSIEGRGTVATGRIERGQVKVGEEVEIIGLTSAPTKTTCTGVEAFNKTMDHGMAGDNVGCLLRGVKREDIQRGQVLAKPGSITPHTKFEAEVYVLSKEEGGRHTPFFSGYRPQFYFRTTDVTGAANLVGDVEMCMPGDNARISVELGKPIAMDDGVRFAIREGGKTVGSGVVTKILE; encoded by the coding sequence ATGGCTAAGGATACATTTGAACGTACCAAGCCTCATGTGAACGTTGGTACGATCGGTCACATCGATCACGGCAAGACAACAACAACTGGAGCTATCTTGGCAGTTCAGGCGGCCAAAGGGCTCGCCAAAACAAAGTCGTATGCTGATATCGCCAAGGGTGGTACAGTTCGCGATGAAACTAAGACGGTAACGATCGCTGTTTCGCACGTCGAGTACGAAACACCGAATCGTCACTATGCACATATCGACTGTCCTGGTCACGCCGACTTCATCAAGAACATGATCACTGGTGCCGCCCAGATGGATGGTGCCATCCTGGTTGTGTCAGCTGCTGACGGCCCGATGCCTCAGACTCGTGAGCACATCCTCTTGGCTCGCCAGGTTGGTGTGCCTCGGATCGTGGTGTTCCTGAATAAATGCGATTTGGTCGACGACGAAGAATTGCTCGAGTTGGTCGAATTGGAAGTTCGTGAATTGTTGACGACTTATGGTTTCCCTGGCGACGAAGTGCCTGTTGTTAAGGGTGCCGCCAAGGCTGCCTACGACAATCCTTCGGATCCAGAGGCATCTAAGTGCATCACAGAGTTGATGGAAGCCATCGATTCCTACATTCCCGAACCCACTAGAGAAACTGATAAGCCGTTCCTGATGGCAATCGAAGACGTGTTCTCGATCGAAGGTCGTGGCACGGTAGCTACGGGTCGTATCGAGCGTGGCCAGGTCAAGGTTGGTGAGGAAGTCGAAATCATCGGTTTGACTTCAGCCCCCACCAAGACGACCTGCACCGGAGTCGAGGCATTCAACAAAACGATGGATCACGGAATGGCTGGCGACAACGTCGGTTGCTTGTTGCGTGGCGTCAAGCGTGAAGATATCCAGCGTGGTCAAGTTCTGGCTAAGCCAGGAAGCATTACCCCCCACACCAAGTTCGAGGCCGAAGTCTATGTCTTGAGCAAGGAAGAGGGTGGGCGTCACACGCCGTTCTTTAGCGGTTACCGACCTCAGTTCTACTTCCGGACGACTGACGTCACGGGTGCAGCAAATCTGGTAGGTGATGTTGAGATGTGCATGCCTGGCGACAACGCACGAATTAGTGTTGAGCTTGGTAAGCCGATTGCCATGGACGACGGAGTGCGTTTCGCCATTCGCGAAGGTGGCAAGACGGTTGGTTCCGGCGTAGTAACGAAAATTTTAGAGTAA
- a CDS encoding galactose oxidase early set domain-containing protein, translating to MRVCVSSLGAQLTLLVCVVFATPLYGQSSVNGQWTDVFTWGQGGGVEAIHVHMLPTGKVMFWQTWRESIGLWDPDTDQFSSAAYPNPTSFNPFCSGHAWLPDGRLFVGGGHITNDNGLDRANIYDPFTNTWANNVPNMPSLSSPPSPYTTGQRGRWYPSATTLGNGDILMLSGGMNGNFDPDSNPLPQIYEFETNSWRSLTTAYKSLPLYPRTFLTPDGGVVSLSNYGDDTDLLDVSGTGSWQYLGDTLDSNLHNYGPAVMYDTGKIAYIGGGHVPTANISLLDLTDATPSWTYGADTMAQPRRQNNATILADGTVLLTGGTYVTGWNDPNGLVTVAEIWDPTTQQVTQVAEADSSIYRGYHSTALLLPDGRVLVTGGDHDTGGFQQNLNAEIYSPAYLFAPDGSPAVRPEVGLAPSSAALGDSIFVETPDAASITKALWVIPGSVTHAQNWTQRANNLDFVITDGGLNIDLPSSGNEAPPGYYMLFLVDDKGVPSIAHWIQAELASTPEFFGDVDGDLDVDGNDFLKWQRGESPNPLDSIELATWHSNYGFNGSVEAVLVPEPIFWGLYCGIFCGVGLLSSRVPYKNRTAKNVKIG from the coding sequence ATGCGAGTATGCGTTTCCAGTCTTGGTGCCCAACTTACCCTCCTCGTCTGTGTTGTGTTTGCAACTCCTCTGTATGGGCAATCATCAGTAAATGGGCAGTGGACAGACGTTTTTACATGGGGTCAGGGGGGAGGAGTTGAGGCGATTCATGTACACATGTTGCCTACGGGCAAAGTCATGTTTTGGCAGACATGGCGCGAAAGTATCGGTTTATGGGATCCCGACACGGATCAGTTTTCCAGCGCTGCTTATCCGAATCCGACTTCCTTCAACCCTTTTTGCTCGGGACATGCTTGGCTTCCCGACGGTCGACTCTTTGTTGGAGGAGGACATATCACGAACGACAACGGCCTGGATAGGGCTAATATTTATGATCCCTTTACCAATACCTGGGCCAACAATGTGCCAAACATGCCTAGCCTTTCCTCTCCGCCGTCTCCTTACACTACTGGACAGCGTGGGCGGTGGTATCCGAGCGCTACCACTCTAGGTAATGGAGATATTCTTATGCTATCGGGGGGGATGAATGGCAACTTCGATCCTGACAGCAATCCACTGCCTCAGATATATGAGTTTGAGACCAACTCCTGGCGTAGCCTGACTACGGCCTACAAGAGTTTGCCTCTTTACCCGCGCACATTCTTGACTCCCGATGGTGGAGTTGTGTCCCTCTCTAATTATGGCGACGATACAGATCTCCTTGACGTTTCAGGCACTGGATCCTGGCAATACTTAGGGGACACTCTTGACTCTAACCTGCATAACTACGGTCCGGCGGTCATGTACGATACCGGAAAAATCGCCTACATCGGCGGAGGGCACGTCCCCACGGCCAACATATCGCTATTGGATTTGACCGACGCGACTCCTTCCTGGACTTACGGCGCGGACACGATGGCTCAACCTCGTCGGCAGAATAACGCCACGATACTGGCTGACGGTACGGTTCTACTCACCGGGGGAACCTACGTTACTGGATGGAACGATCCCAACGGGCTTGTCACAGTAGCAGAAATCTGGGACCCCACTACTCAGCAAGTCACGCAAGTTGCCGAAGCTGATTCATCCATATATCGCGGCTACCATTCTACTGCGCTACTGCTCCCCGATGGCCGGGTTCTTGTGACTGGCGGAGACCACGATACCGGGGGCTTCCAACAAAACCTGAATGCAGAAATCTACTCACCTGCCTATTTATTTGCTCCCGATGGATCGCCGGCGGTTCGGCCAGAGGTTGGTTTGGCACCCTCGTCAGCCGCCCTAGGCGATTCAATTTTCGTGGAGACTCCTGACGCCGCGAGCATTACTAAAGCTCTCTGGGTCATTCCAGGTTCCGTCACGCACGCCCAGAATTGGACTCAGCGTGCCAATAATCTCGATTTCGTCATCACTGATGGCGGGCTCAACATTGATCTTCCCTCGAGCGGAAACGAAGCACCCCCTGGCTATTACATGCTGTTCTTGGTAGATGACAAAGGAGTTCCCTCCATAGCCCACTGGATACAGGCCGAACTTGCATCGACACCGGAGTTTTTCGGTGATGTTGATGGGGACCTCGATGTCGACGGGAATGATTTCCTCAAATGGCAGCGTGGCGAATCACCAAATCCGCTTGACTCGATAGAACTGGCCACTTGGCACTCAAACTACGGATTTAATGGCTCAGTGGAAGCTGTTCTCGTGCCGGAACCTATCTTTTGGGGCCTATACTGCGGGATCTTTTGCGGAGTTGGCCTCCTGAGTAGCAGGGTGCCATACAAGAATAGAACAGCAAAAAATGTCAAAATAGGGTGA
- a CDS encoding CHRD domain-containing protein, giving the protein MQRIWIFLFQLSLLGLLGKSQAHEQSHLGSASGGHGYYAFLDDFHTHPSTTEATGEIFLSLNSDQTRLTYRIVLDHLLGLKPNAIDRTEPDDIIGIHLHLHVPDTIGPHVLNIFGLATYNQPAEEDADRVIDYENRTITGVWDDGDATIDPTTGLPYLPFYPLTSKPLTNWLDTLNEGRLMVAVHTNESGFPSMAIRGHISPIPEPSSWGLLASAVMLWMGRRSSLRRGEVL; this is encoded by the coding sequence ATGCAGCGAATCTGGATCTTCCTCTTTCAACTTTCATTGCTCGGACTTCTAGGAAAATCCCAGGCGCATGAGCAAAGCCACCTGGGCAGCGCAAGTGGCGGTCATGGCTACTACGCTTTTCTAGACGATTTTCATACTCATCCTTCCACGACTGAAGCTACCGGAGAGATCTTTCTCTCTCTGAATTCCGATCAAACGAGGTTGACTTACCGGATTGTTCTCGATCACCTTCTCGGTCTCAAGCCCAATGCGATTGACCGTACCGAACCTGATGACATTATTGGCATTCATCTGCACCTCCATGTGCCTGATACAATTGGACCCCACGTATTGAACATCTTTGGACTGGCTACCTATAATCAGCCCGCCGAAGAGGACGCTGACCGTGTGATCGACTACGAGAACCGCACAATCACAGGGGTGTGGGACGATGGAGACGCGACGATAGACCCCACAACTGGTCTTCCCTACTTGCCTTTCTACCCATTGACCAGCAAACCACTCACGAATTGGCTCGACACGCTCAATGAGGGCAGGCTAATGGTGGCTGTCCATACCAATGAGTCCGGTTTTCCATCCATGGCGATCCGAGGTCATATCAGTCCAATCCCTGAACCGTCATCATGGGGTCTCCTAGCGAGTGCCGTCATGCTTTGGATGGGGAGAAGAAGTAGCTTGCGACGCGGAGAAGTATTGTGA
- a CDS encoding peroxidase family protein, translating into MKRGTQIRAISSAVLVLSAGFSAAAVEFRTIDGTQNNPIFPAQGAANTRVIRFGYDADYPDDIGDVITEHDKPNPRDVSNLVIAQQATIFNDRNLSDWVVQWGQFITHDMSLIPASTDADLLSTGEVGDFSIPVTALDDPLGPGPISFHRSTFDPSTGNGDKQSTQQGDVPIPRWQINLNTSYLDASHVYGSDSTTAASLRTFVDGKLATSAGGMLPAVNGEGLFLTGDSRANENTTLSATHALFVREHNRLAGLLKARDGTLNDEEIYQWARKIVGAEVQAITYQEFLPALMGSNAPSANDYYYDETVDATITTAFSTAAFRFGHSMQSPKLLLVDSSDVLIDEISLVDATSRNQILQNDPALLGLLLKGLAVQVAQENDAYIVDELRNVSFGPIGAGGTDLAAIDIQRGRDLGLLNSYSLLRIAYNLIPFSQFQQLTSDPTTAAALLASYGTPDNLDAWVAIIAEDHLPESSLGSLAQKIIDSQFQRLRDGDRFFFTGDSDLQDPLVTAIIDFNSITLSRLIELNTGVTGLQENVFFADSRVPEPGSNLLLGSVALVFFTRVNRKFDSTVFRC; encoded by the coding sequence GTGAAGCGCGGGACGCAAATTCGAGCAATATCTTCCGCTGTGCTTGTGCTAAGTGCTGGATTTTCTGCGGCAGCGGTCGAGTTCCGCACGATTGATGGGACCCAGAATAATCCAATTTTCCCTGCCCAGGGAGCGGCCAACACGCGTGTAATACGTTTCGGTTATGACGCTGACTACCCTGACGACATTGGCGATGTCATTACCGAACATGATAAACCCAATCCCCGCGATGTGAGTAACTTGGTAATTGCCCAGCAGGCTACTATCTTTAACGATCGCAACCTTTCGGACTGGGTCGTCCAATGGGGCCAGTTCATCACCCACGATATGTCCCTCATCCCTGCTAGTACGGATGCGGACTTGTTGTCGACCGGTGAGGTAGGTGATTTTTCCATCCCAGTTACTGCATTAGACGACCCATTGGGCCCAGGGCCCATCTCATTTCACCGCTCTACTTTTGATCCGTCGACAGGTAACGGCGACAAGCAATCCACTCAGCAGGGAGACGTGCCGATCCCTCGTTGGCAAATCAACCTCAACACTTCTTATCTCGATGCGTCGCATGTCTACGGATCTGACTCCACAACAGCTGCTTCACTGAGAACCTTCGTCGATGGCAAGCTGGCGACTAGTGCTGGTGGGATGCTGCCAGCGGTCAATGGAGAGGGACTGTTCCTCACCGGTGACTCTCGCGCAAATGAGAACACGACTCTCAGTGCGACCCACGCCTTGTTTGTGAGGGAGCACAATCGCCTTGCCGGCCTACTCAAGGCGCGAGACGGAACGCTAAATGACGAAGAAATCTACCAATGGGCGCGAAAAATCGTCGGAGCCGAGGTGCAAGCGATCACCTACCAAGAGTTTCTGCCTGCACTCATGGGATCAAATGCTCCTTCTGCGAACGACTACTACTATGACGAAACCGTGGACGCTACCATTACCACCGCCTTTTCGACTGCGGCGTTTCGTTTTGGGCACAGTATGCAGTCGCCGAAATTGTTGCTTGTCGACAGCAGCGATGTCTTAATCGATGAGATTTCACTAGTCGATGCTACTTCTCGCAATCAGATACTGCAGAACGATCCCGCCCTGTTGGGCCTACTTCTTAAAGGACTTGCAGTCCAGGTGGCTCAGGAGAACGACGCCTACATAGTGGATGAGTTGCGCAACGTCTCCTTTGGCCCCATCGGCGCTGGGGGAACAGACTTGGCTGCCATCGATATTCAGCGCGGCCGTGATCTGGGTCTACTAAACAGCTACAGCCTCTTGCGAATTGCCTACAATCTCATTCCTTTTAGTCAGTTCCAACAGCTTACCAGTGACCCTACTACAGCTGCCGCGCTTTTGGCTAGCTATGGCACTCCCGACAATCTTGACGCCTGGGTTGCCATCATTGCAGAAGACCATCTTCCCGAAAGTAGTCTGGGATCGCTGGCACAGAAAATCATCGATAGCCAATTTCAACGTCTCCGTGACGGGGATCGATTCTTCTTTACAGGTGATTCAGACCTCCAAGACCCCCTGGTGACCGCGATTATTGACTTCAATTCTATTACGCTCAGCCGACTTATCGAACTCAATACCGGTGTGACCGGGTTGCAAGAGAATGTTTTCTTTGCAGACTCTCGGGTGCCCGAACCCGGTTCGAACCTACTACTTGGGAGTGTCGCTCTAGTCTTTTTTACTCGAGTTAATCGAAAATTTGACTCAACTGTTTTTCGCTGTTAA
- a CDS encoding IS5 family transposase — MAKPLVPDELWERIEPLIPKQPSKPKGGRPPIEDRKALTGILFILKTGIAWEDLPQEMQCGSGMTCWRRLRDWQEAGVWEALVQLLLDELREANQIDWSRAAVDSAKARAMGGGEKTGPDPTNRTKPGSKHHVVTDANGIPLNVTLTGANRHDVTQLLPVIDGIPPVTGKPGHPRQRPDQVYADRAYDSQPHRKQLRERGIEPHLAKRNTDHGSGLGIYRWVSERTLSWLHQFRRLKTRYDRREDIHEAFIKIAQALICFRSLNW; from the coding sequence ATGGCCAAGCCCCTCGTGCCTGACGAACTTTGGGAGCGAATTGAACCGCTTATTCCTAAACAACCGTCCAAGCCTAAGGGAGGGCGACCTCCAATTGAAGATCGCAAAGCGCTCACTGGCATCTTGTTCATATTGAAGACAGGGATTGCCTGGGAAGACTTGCCGCAAGAGATGCAGTGCGGCTCGGGCATGACATGCTGGAGACGCTTGCGAGACTGGCAGGAAGCGGGGGTATGGGAGGCGTTGGTGCAACTGCTGCTTGATGAATTGCGAGAAGCCAATCAGATTGATTGGTCGCGCGCTGCCGTCGACAGCGCCAAGGCTCGTGCTATGGGGGGTGGCGAAAAGACTGGACCAGACCCTACGAATCGCACGAAGCCAGGTAGCAAACATCACGTTGTGACTGATGCCAATGGGATTCCTTTGAACGTGACGCTTACCGGAGCGAATCGACATGATGTGACGCAGCTGTTGCCAGTGATTGACGGCATTCCGCCAGTGACTGGGAAGCCTGGACATCCTCGGCAGCGCCCCGACCAAGTTTACGCCGACCGTGCTTACGATTCGCAACCACATCGCAAGCAACTTCGAGAGCGTGGCATCGAACCTCACTTGGCAAAGCGGAATACAGATCATGGCAGCGGATTGGGAATCTATCGTTGGGTTTCGGAGCGTACGCTTAGTTGGCTTCATCAGTTTCGACGCCTGAAAACCAGATACGATCGCCGAGAAGATATCCACGAAGCGTTCATTAAAATCGCCCAAGCGTTGATCTGCTTCAGATCGCTAAATTGGTAG